A single region of the Nocardioides aurantiacus genome encodes:
- the hflX gene encoding GTPase HflX → MTNAPEPLDLAQELADTADWDEVTTEPRRPEVATAPPTTPASPADPAPWPDEREQTTGEQDLAARHQLRRVAGLSTELEDISEVEYRQLRLERVVLVGVWTQGSVADAENSMAELALLAETAGSTVLDALYQRRDSPDPATYIGRGKVEGLAEIVKASGADTVICDGELAPSQLRNLEDKVKVKVVDRTALILDIFAQHAKSREGQAQVELAQLNYMKQRLRGWGGNLSRQAGGRVAGGAGIGGRGPGETKIETDRRRINTKIAKLRRDLTHMKTTRDTKRSGRKRHEIPSVAIAGYTNAGKSSLLNRLTDAGVLVEDALFATLDPTTRRTETGDGRVYTMSDTVGFVRHLPHQLVEAFRSTLEEVADSDLIVHVVDGSHPDPEGQLAAVREVLAEIGADKVPELVAINKADVADPLVVARLRQREPHSVVVSARTGEGITEALAAIESELPKPAVEVSVLLPYDRGDLLSKVHEHGEVISLEHTGDGTRLEARVNEVLAGELAAYPG, encoded by the coding sequence ATGACGAACGCACCCGAACCCCTCGACCTCGCCCAGGAGCTCGCCGACACGGCGGACTGGGACGAGGTGACCACCGAGCCGCGCCGCCCCGAGGTCGCCACGGCTCCTCCCACCACGCCCGCCTCGCCCGCCGACCCGGCCCCGTGGCCCGACGAGCGCGAGCAGACCACCGGCGAGCAGGACCTCGCGGCTCGCCACCAGCTGCGCCGCGTCGCCGGGCTGTCCACCGAGCTCGAGGACATCTCCGAGGTCGAGTACCGCCAGCTGCGCCTGGAGCGCGTCGTGCTCGTCGGCGTCTGGACCCAGGGCTCGGTCGCCGACGCCGAGAACTCCATGGCCGAGCTCGCGCTGCTCGCCGAGACCGCCGGCTCGACGGTGCTCGACGCGCTCTACCAGCGACGCGACAGCCCCGACCCCGCGACCTACATCGGCCGCGGCAAGGTCGAGGGCCTGGCCGAGATCGTCAAGGCCAGCGGCGCCGACACCGTGATCTGCGACGGTGAGCTCGCCCCCAGCCAGCTGCGCAACCTCGAGGACAAGGTCAAGGTCAAGGTCGTGGACCGGACCGCGCTGATCCTTGACATCTTCGCCCAGCACGCGAAGTCGCGCGAGGGCCAGGCGCAGGTCGAGCTGGCGCAGCTGAACTACATGAAGCAGCGGCTCCGCGGCTGGGGCGGCAACCTGTCGCGCCAGGCCGGTGGCCGGGTCGCCGGTGGCGCGGGCATCGGTGGACGCGGTCCCGGTGAGACCAAGATCGAGACCGACCGCCGTCGCATCAACACCAAGATCGCCAAGCTCCGCCGCGACCTCACCCACATGAAGACCACGCGCGACACCAAGCGCTCGGGCCGCAAGCGGCACGAGATCCCCAGCGTCGCGATCGCGGGCTACACCAACGCGGGCAAGTCCTCGCTGCTCAACCGGCTCACCGACGCGGGGGTGCTGGTCGAGGACGCGCTGTTCGCGACCCTGGACCCCACCACGCGCCGCACCGAGACCGGGGACGGCCGCGTCTACACGATGAGCGACACCGTCGGGTTCGTGCGTCACCTGCCCCACCAGCTCGTCGAGGCGTTCCGCTCGACGCTGGAGGAGGTGGCCGACTCCGACCTGATCGTGCACGTGGTCGACGGGTCCCACCCCGACCCCGAGGGCCAGCTCGCCGCCGTGCGCGAGGTGCTGGCCGAGATCGGTGCGGACAAGGTGCCGGAGCTGGTCGCCATCAACAAGGCCGACGTCGCCGACCCGCTGGTCGTGGCCCGGCTGCGGCAGCGCGAGCCCCACTCCGTCGTGGTCTCGGCCCGCACCGGCGAGGGCATCACCGAGGCGCTGGCCGCCATCGAGTCCGAGCTGCCCAAGCCGGCCGTGGAGGTCTCGGTGCTGCTGCCCTACGACCGGGGGGACCTGCTCTCCAAGGTCCACGAGCACGGCGAGGTCATCTCGCTCGAGCACACCGGCGACGGCACCCGGCTCGAGGCCCGCGTCAACGAGGTGCTCGCCGGCGAGCTCGCGGCGTACCCCGGCTGA
- a CDS encoding DUF2207 domain-containing protein produces MSRDRLAGSVLRVVAGVLLACLVLAPVVRPAAPVPDVDAGVTVTDHRAAYAVDGRGTLRAAETLTVSFARPTAGLERRFDLRDPGAVRGDRSPRDVAVTRDGQAEEVALERVAGVVVARLGDHDRELTGEHVYVLHWTVPGVLATAGEDDDRARLRLDLLPAGWGTPVLRSRTSLELPDRPERVRCSAAGSSCRPRLADRGLVVATGRLAAGEPVRVDVVLDGEAPEAERLPWPLRLVPALGERWWPPVVVLLLALVTSYAGTRLAARSRPRRTRLAVVAAVLATAVTWVLAPWTLAVLVPGAFAVAALPLLLPGGAGRAATREQEPV; encoded by the coding sequence ATGAGCCGGGACCGCCTCGCCGGGTCGGTCCTGCGCGTGGTGGCCGGCGTGCTGCTCGCGTGCCTGGTGCTGGCCCCGGTCGTGCGTCCGGCCGCACCGGTGCCGGACGTCGACGCCGGCGTGACGGTGACCGACCACCGGGCGGCGTACGCCGTGGACGGGCGCGGCACGCTGCGGGCGGCCGAGACGCTGACCGTCAGCTTCGCCCGCCCGACGGCGGGCCTGGAGCGCCGCTTCGACCTCCGCGACCCCGGGGCCGTGCGCGGCGACCGCTCGCCGCGTGACGTGGCCGTGACCCGCGACGGCCAGGCGGAGGAGGTCGCGCTCGAGCGCGTGGCGGGCGTGGTCGTCGCGCGGCTCGGCGACCACGACCGCGAGCTCACCGGGGAGCACGTCTACGTGCTGCACTGGACCGTCCCCGGGGTGCTGGCCACAGCGGGGGAGGACGACGACCGGGCCCGGCTGCGTCTCGACCTGCTGCCGGCCGGCTGGGGCACGCCGGTGCTGCGCAGCCGCACCAGCCTGGAGCTGCCGGACCGGCCCGAGCGCGTGCGGTGCTCCGCCGCCGGGAGCAGCTGTCGTCCCCGGCTGGCCGACCGCGGCCTGGTCGTGGCCACCGGCCGGCTGGCGGCCGGGGAGCCGGTGCGGGTCGACGTGGTGCTCGACGGCGAGGCCCCCGAGGCGGAGCGGTTGCCGTGGCCGCTGCGGCTGGTGCCGGCGCTGGGGGAGCGGTGGTGGCCGCCGGTCGTGGTGCTGCTGCTCGCCCTCGTCACGTCGTACGCCGGGACCCGGCTGGCCGCCCGGTCGCGACCGAGGCGCACCCGGCTGGCCGTCGTCGCGGCGGTGCTGGCGACGGCGGTGACCTGGGTGCTGGCGCCGTGGACGCTGGCCGTGCTGGTGCCGGGCGCGTTCGCCGTGGCCGCGCTGCCGCTGCTGCTCCCGGGTGGCGCCGGGCGGGCCGCCACCCGGGAGCAGGAGCCGGTCTAG
- a CDS encoding BCCT family transporter: MATTTTEPTASGPERDPHDGRHDVVDAVSTSPDLVARAAQTGEHPALESVVDEQDHGSGLDKVVFGVTAAISLAFLVWGFVSTGSLTSVSATALTWVTTYTGWLFVLTATAFVAFVIWLAMGRFGDIPLGNDGEKPEFRTVSWIAMMFSAGMGIGLMFYGVSEPLSHFVTPPPGTGAAGNPEAVQHAMATTMFHWTLHPWAIYAVLGIAIAYSVYRKGRPQLVSSVFTPLFGRRATSGPAGRVIDVLAIFATLFGSAASLGLGALQIGSGLEIVTGIGRVGNGVLVGIIVVLTIAFIFSAVSGVEKGIQWLSNTNMVLALTLALFVFLVGPTVFILDLVPTALGSYVQDLAQMSARTEAIGGDGMAEWLSTWTVFYWAWWLSWTPFVGMFIARISRGRTIRQFVTGVLLVPSLVSLVWFAIFGGTAIRLEQQGAGLGDIEAAESQLFGMLDQLPLSTITAVLVMVLVAIFFVSGADAASIVMGTLSSRGTIEPKRATVIFWGVLMGGVAAVMLLVGGDGGDALTGLQNLTIVASLPFVLVMIVLCVALVKDLRSDPLMVRRRYGSAAVEQAVVDGVTRHGDDFAIAVEESPYDEETLASSDPRKSDS; the protein is encoded by the coding sequence ATGGCCACGACCACCACCGAACCGACCGCGAGCGGACCCGAGCGGGATCCCCACGACGGTCGTCACGACGTCGTCGACGCCGTGTCCACCAGCCCCGACCTCGTCGCCCGCGCGGCGCAGACCGGTGAGCACCCGGCGTTGGAGAGCGTCGTCGACGAGCAGGACCACGGCTCCGGCCTCGACAAGGTGGTCTTCGGCGTGACCGCCGCCATCAGCCTGGCGTTCCTGGTGTGGGGGTTCGTCTCGACCGGCTCGCTGACGTCGGTCTCCGCCACCGCGCTGACCTGGGTCACGACCTACACCGGCTGGCTGTTCGTGCTGACCGCCACCGCCTTCGTGGCCTTCGTGATCTGGCTGGCCATGGGCCGCTTCGGCGACATCCCGCTCGGCAACGACGGCGAGAAGCCGGAGTTCAGGACGGTGTCCTGGATCGCGATGATGTTCTCGGCCGGCATGGGCATCGGCCTGATGTTCTACGGCGTCAGCGAGCCGCTGTCCCACTTCGTCACCCCGCCCCCCGGCACCGGCGCGGCCGGCAACCCCGAGGCCGTGCAGCACGCCATGGCGACCACGATGTTCCACTGGACGCTGCACCCCTGGGCGATCTACGCCGTGCTGGGCATCGCCATCGCCTACAGCGTCTACCGCAAGGGCCGCCCGCAGCTGGTCAGCTCGGTCTTCACCCCGCTGTTCGGCCGTCGCGCCACCTCCGGCCCCGCCGGCCGCGTCATCGACGTCCTGGCCATCTTCGCCACCCTGTTCGGCTCGGCCGCCTCGCTCGGCCTCGGCGCCCTGCAGATCGGCTCCGGGCTCGAGATCGTGACCGGGATCGGCCGCGTCGGCAACGGCGTGCTCGTCGGCATCATCGTCGTGCTGACCATCGCGTTCATCTTCTCGGCCGTCTCCGGCGTCGAGAAGGGCATCCAGTGGCTGTCCAACACCAACATGGTGCTCGCCCTGACCCTGGCGCTGTTCGTCTTCCTCGTCGGCCCGACGGTCTTCATCCTCGACCTCGTCCCGACCGCCCTGGGCTCCTACGTGCAGGACCTCGCCCAGATGTCTGCCCGCACCGAGGCCATCGGCGGCGACGGCATGGCCGAGTGGCTGTCCACCTGGACCGTCTTCTACTGGGCCTGGTGGCTCTCGTGGACGCCCTTCGTCGGCATGTTCATCGCCCGCATCTCGCGCGGCCGCACGATCCGCCAGTTCGTGACCGGCGTGCTGCTGGTCCCGAGCCTGGTCTCGCTGGTCTGGTTCGCGATCTTCGGCGGCACCGCCATCCGGCTGGAGCAGCAGGGTGCCGGCCTGGGCGACATCGAGGCGGCCGAGAGCCAGCTGTTCGGCATGCTCGACCAGCTGCCGCTCTCCACGATCACCGCCGTGCTGGTGATGGTGCTCGTGGCGATCTTCTTCGTCTCCGGCGCCGACGCCGCGTCGATCGTGATGGGCACGCTGTCCTCGCGCGGCACCATCGAGCCCAAGCGCGCCACCGTGATCTTCTGGGGCGTCCTGATGGGCGGCGTGGCCGCGGTGATGCTGCTGGTCGGCGGTGACGGGGGCGACGCGCTCACCGGGCTGCAGAACCTCACGATCGTGGCGTCCCTGCCCTTCGTGCTGGTGATGATCGTGCTGTGCGTCGCGCTGGTGAAGGACCTGCGCTCGGACCCGCTGATGGTGCGCCGCCGCTACGGCAGCGCCGCCGTCGAGCAGGCCGTGGTCGACGGCGTCACCCGCCACGGCGACGACTTCGCGATCGCGGTCGAGGAGAGCCCCTACGACGAGGAGACGCTGGCCTCCTCCGACCCGCGCAAGAGCGACTCCTAG
- a CDS encoding ATP-dependent DNA helicase, with product MVEEQGVREVLDTVVATLGGQERPGQVAMAEAVARAMSQRRHLLVQAGTGTGKSLGYLVPALLHGDRVVVATATLALQHQLVERDLPALVEAVKGQPGCEDASFAVLKGRSNYACLHRVREGVPDDQGALLDAASLPEGSLGAEVLALREWVEDESSSGGTGERDHAPRHTDRVWRQVSVSHRECLGAARCPYGQECFAELARERAQRSRVVVTNHSLLAIDAIEGIPMIPTYDTVVVDEAHELVARVTQAATDELSASEVDRTSRRAARLVEGDEADDLGDAGEALLDALLTIEPGRVDRPPQALGDALELVRDAARALVSALPKEPAIGSGEVPDPGAAQAKGWAQELFATAERMAAGSDRDVLWVSERDRVRGGRSLHVAPLEVAMPMRHGLLADKTAVLTSATLRLGGDFDAVATSLGLWPRERVTADTPVDASSDDGAEDDAQPWEALDVGSPFDYRAQSILYVARHLPQPGRDGLTQRHLDEIAELVDAADGRTLGLFSSRRAAEAAAEHVREVLPHLTTLAQGEAQLSELARQFVGDPHTNLFGTLSLWQGLDVPGETCQLVIIDRVPFPRPDDPLMSARQRAADQRGGNGFMQVAATHAALLLAQGSGRLIRTTTDKGVVACLDPRLVTARYGSFLRASLPPMWQTEDPALVRQALRRLAGA from the coding sequence GTGGTCGAGGAGCAGGGCGTGCGCGAGGTCCTGGACACAGTGGTGGCCACCCTGGGAGGCCAGGAGCGACCCGGTCAGGTGGCGATGGCCGAGGCAGTCGCCCGCGCGATGTCGCAGCGCCGGCACCTCCTGGTGCAGGCCGGCACCGGCACCGGCAAGTCGCTGGGCTACCTCGTCCCGGCGCTCCTCCACGGCGACCGGGTCGTGGTGGCGACCGCGACGCTCGCGCTCCAGCACCAGCTGGTCGAGCGCGACCTGCCGGCCCTCGTCGAGGCCGTCAAGGGCCAGCCGGGCTGCGAGGACGCCTCCTTCGCCGTGCTCAAGGGGCGCTCCAACTACGCCTGCCTGCACCGGGTCCGCGAGGGCGTCCCCGACGACCAGGGAGCGCTGCTCGACGCGGCCTCGCTGCCCGAGGGGTCCCTCGGGGCCGAGGTGCTCGCGCTGCGGGAGTGGGTGGAGGACGAGTCGTCCTCGGGCGGCACCGGCGAGCGCGACCACGCGCCGCGCCACACCGACCGCGTCTGGCGCCAGGTCAGCGTCAGCCACCGCGAGTGCCTGGGAGCGGCTCGCTGTCCCTACGGCCAGGAGTGCTTCGCCGAGCTGGCCCGCGAGCGGGCCCAGCGCTCCCGGGTCGTGGTGACCAACCACTCGTTGCTGGCCATCGACGCCATCGAGGGCATCCCGATGATCCCGACCTACGACACGGTGGTCGTGGACGAGGCGCACGAGCTGGTCGCCCGCGTGACCCAGGCGGCGACCGACGAGCTCTCGGCGAGCGAGGTCGACCGCACCTCCCGCCGCGCCGCCCGGCTGGTCGAGGGCGACGAGGCCGACGACCTCGGCGACGCGGGCGAGGCCCTGCTCGACGCGCTGCTCACGATCGAGCCGGGGCGCGTCGACCGCCCGCCGCAGGCGCTCGGCGACGCGCTCGAGCTGGTGCGTGACGCCGCCCGGGCCCTGGTCTCCGCGCTGCCCAAGGAGCCCGCCATCGGCTCCGGCGAGGTGCCGGACCCCGGGGCGGCCCAGGCCAAGGGGTGGGCGCAGGAGCTGTTCGCGACCGCGGAGCGGATGGCGGCCGGCTCGGACCGCGACGTGCTCTGGGTCTCCGAGCGCGACCGCGTGCGCGGCGGTCGTTCGCTGCACGTCGCGCCGCTCGAGGTCGCGATGCCGATGCGCCACGGCCTGCTCGCCGACAAGACCGCCGTGCTGACCTCGGCCACGCTGCGCCTGGGGGGCGACTTCGACGCCGTCGCGACCTCGCTCGGGCTGTGGCCCCGCGAGCGCGTCACCGCCGACACCCCCGTGGACGCCTCCTCCGACGACGGGGCCGAGGACGACGCGCAGCCCTGGGAGGCGCTCGACGTCGGTTCGCCCTTCGACTACCGCGCCCAGTCGATCCTCTACGTCGCCCGCCACCTGCCGCAGCCGGGCCGCGACGGCCTGACCCAGCGCCACCTCGACGAGATCGCCGAGCTGGTCGACGCCGCCGACGGGCGCACCCTGGGCCTGTTCTCGAGCCGTCGCGCGGCCGAGGCGGCCGCCGAGCACGTGCGCGAGGTGCTGCCGCACCTCACCACCCTGGCCCAGGGGGAGGCGCAGCTGTCCGAGCTGGCGCGGCAGTTCGTCGGCGACCCCCACACCAACCTGTTCGGGACGCTCAGCCTGTGGCAGGGCCTCGACGTGCCGGGGGAGACCTGTCAGCTGGTGATCATCGACCGGGTGCCGTTCCCCCGACCCGACGACCCGCTGATGTCGGCCCGGCAGCGCGCGGCGGACCAGCGCGGGGGCAACGGCTTCATGCAGGTGGCGGCCACGCACGCGGCGCTGCTGCTCGCCCAGGGCTCGGGGCGACTGATCCGCACGACCACCGACAAGGGTGTCGTGGCCTGCCTCGACCCGCGGCTGGTCACCGCGCGCTACGGCTCCTTCCTGCGGGCCAGCCTGCCGCCGATGTGGCAGACCGAGGACCCGGCCCTGGTGCGGCAGGCCCTGAGGCGGCTCGCCGGCGCCTGA
- a CDS encoding fibronectin type III domain-containing protein, with protein MPPHARRLVALGATAAIAAAVAVGSPGALPPGPGDAEATSDVAAAAPRREVSTRPATASTPPARPATPADDPSATGTVSPLQNDADAGRASGQVAAPDAQVAPVIDRERRGRDALRALGDQVGEAASRSGVSPQALATVLRDDDTAWVSREGQLYFQEPMATVAEGPVAGAVTTTSVDTAKTFTLHSRPGAKRSIVIDMDGADVRGSAWGKLIKTPLRDGTWAGWNSEGTASTYSLSEHAWIQEVWRQVSEYYAAFDVDVTTDSRDDGVWRRDTTADETYGARVVVTTSTEPPAQICASACIGQAWSGVFDRVDPSASYQPAWVFATPMGGKPMSPIVAAQSVAHEAGHTFGLVHDGITTNGVRSDYYKGTTLWGPLMGSSMTRGISQWSKGEYAGATSTQDDLAVIGSKLTRVPDEDGGTTASATDLPTSPSYDVAGVVSDRSDRDLYRLTLPCATTLTATATGTGPQASLDLQLALLAADGSTQLTSDQPTATLVTWPSTVTGMDASISRALPAGTYYLRVDGVGNGSASQAGVGWSDYGSLGRYRLRASGCAGTTPPSPTAGPTPTPSTAPSTTPAPVTTSPTPTTSPAPVVMTRPGAPTIGYASSGASGGTVSATARWSAPKVTGGQAVRGYKVRAYKLDSRNRVVRTYTTARTAANVRTLVYRLPRGRYTFVVTAENGLGASPWSSRSRIVTAR; from the coding sequence GTGCCCCCCCACGCCCGCCGACTCGTCGCTCTCGGCGCCACCGCCGCCATCGCCGCGGCGGTGGCGGTCGGCTCCCCCGGCGCACTGCCTCCCGGCCCCGGTGACGCCGAGGCCACCTCCGACGTGGCCGCTGCCGCTCCGCGGCGCGAGGTGTCGACCCGTCCGGCGACGGCGTCGACACCCCCCGCCCGACCTGCGACCCCGGCCGACGACCCGAGCGCCACCGGGACCGTCTCCCCCCTCCAGAACGACGCCGACGCGGGCCGCGCGTCGGGCCAGGTCGCGGCGCCCGACGCCCAGGTCGCTCCGGTCATCGACCGCGAGCGGCGCGGCCGCGACGCCCTCCGCGCCCTCGGCGACCAGGTCGGCGAGGCGGCTTCGCGCAGCGGTGTCAGCCCGCAGGCCCTGGCCACGGTGCTGCGCGACGACGACACGGCGTGGGTCTCGCGGGAGGGACAGCTCTACTTCCAGGAGCCGATGGCCACCGTGGCCGAGGGGCCCGTCGCCGGTGCGGTCACCACCACCAGCGTCGACACTGCCAAGACCTTCACGCTGCACAGCCGGCCCGGCGCCAAGCGCTCGATCGTCATCGACATGGACGGTGCGGACGTGCGGGGCAGCGCCTGGGGCAAGCTCATCAAGACCCCCCTGCGCGACGGCACCTGGGCCGGGTGGAACAGCGAGGGCACCGCCTCGACGTACAGCCTGTCCGAGCACGCCTGGATCCAGGAGGTCTGGCGCCAGGTCTCGGAGTACTACGCGGCCTTCGACGTCGACGTGACCACCGACAGCCGCGACGACGGCGTGTGGCGCCGGGACACGACCGCGGACGAGACCTACGGCGCCCGCGTGGTGGTCACCACGAGCACCGAGCCCCCCGCCCAGATCTGCGCCTCCGCGTGCATCGGCCAGGCCTGGAGCGGCGTGTTCGACCGGGTGGACCCCTCCGCCTCCTACCAGCCGGCCTGGGTGTTCGCCACCCCCATGGGCGGCAAGCCGATGTCGCCCATCGTCGCGGCCCAGTCGGTCGCCCACGAGGCGGGCCACACCTTCGGCCTCGTGCACGACGGCATCACCACGAACGGCGTCAGGAGCGACTACTACAAGGGCACCACGCTGTGGGGCCCGCTCATGGGCTCCTCGATGACGCGCGGGATCAGCCAGTGGAGCAAGGGTGAGTACGCCGGCGCCACCAGCACCCAGGACGACCTCGCGGTGATCGGCTCCAAGCTGACCCGCGTGCCCGACGAGGACGGCGGCACGACGGCCTCCGCGACCGACCTCCCCACGAGCCCGTCGTACGACGTGGCAGGGGTGGTCAGCGACCGGTCCGACCGGGACCTCTACCGGCTGACCCTCCCCTGCGCGACGACGCTCACCGCGACGGCGACGGGCACCGGCCCCCAGGCGTCCCTCGACCTCCAGCTGGCGCTGCTCGCCGCGGACGGCAGCACCCAGCTGACCTCGGACCAGCCCACGGCCACCCTCGTGACGTGGCCGTCGACCGTGACCGGGATGGATGCGTCGATCAGCCGCGCCCTGCCCGCCGGCACCTACTACCTGCGGGTCGACGGCGTCGGGAACGGATCGGCCTCCCAGGCGGGTGTCGGCTGGTCCGACTACGGCAGCCTGGGCCGCTACCGGCTGCGCGCCTCGGGCTGCGCCGGCACCACCCCCCCCAGCCCGACCGCGGGCCCGACCCCGACCCCGAGCACCGCGCCCTCGACGACGCCAGCGCCCGTCACCACGTCCCCGACGCCCACGACGAGCCCTGCCCCGGTCGTGATGACCCGACCGGGCGCCCCGACCATCGGCTACGCCTCCTCGGGGGCCAGCGGCGGCACCGTCAGCGCCACGGCCCGGTGGAGCGCCCCCAAGGTCACCGGCGGTCAGGCGGTCCGCGGCTACAAGGTGCGCGCCTACAAGCTCGACTCCCGCAACCGGGTGGTGCGCACCTACACGACCGCGCGCACCGCGGCCAACGTCCGGACACTGGTCTACCGACTGCCCCGGGGCCGCTACACCTTCGTCGTGACCGCGGAGAACGGCCTGGGCGCCTCGCCCTGGTCCTCCCGGTCGCGCATCGTCACCGCCCGCTGA
- the lexA gene encoding transcriptional repressor LexA, which produces MATRDAQTPGSSPTTKGGTVSELPDAAPDVTGLTPRQQRILNVLRESIEKRGYPPSIREIGELVGLTSSSSVAHQLRVLEQKGFIKRDPNRPRALEVFIPELMAARRAIASADESPFDPTGAGDSMPEATMVPMVGRIAAGGPILAEERVEDIFPLPKSLVGDGTLFLLEVSGDSMVDAAICSGDYVVVRQQPNAENGEVVAAMLDGEATVKTLQKKDGKVWLLPHNDAYDPIDGTYATILGKVTAVLRRM; this is translated from the coding sequence ATGGCGACGCGAGACGCACAGACCCCCGGTTCCTCCCCCACGACGAAGGGAGGCACCGTGTCCGAGCTGCCCGACGCGGCCCCGGACGTCACCGGGCTCACGCCACGCCAGCAGCGCATCCTCAACGTCCTGCGCGAGTCGATCGAGAAGCGGGGCTACCCGCCCAGCATCCGCGAGATCGGCGAGCTGGTCGGCCTCACGAGCTCGTCGAGCGTCGCGCACCAGCTGCGCGTGCTGGAGCAGAAGGGCTTTATCAAGCGCGACCCCAACCGCCCTCGGGCGCTGGAGGTCTTCATCCCCGAGCTCATGGCGGCGCGCCGCGCGATCGCGAGCGCCGACGAGTCGCCGTTCGACCCGACGGGCGCCGGCGACAGCATGCCCGAGGCGACGATGGTCCCCATGGTGGGCCGCATCGCAGCCGGCGGGCCCATCCTGGCTGAGGAGCGCGTCGAGGACATCTTCCCGCTCCCCAAGTCGCTCGTCGGCGACGGGACGTTGTTCCTCCTGGAGGTCTCCGGCGACTCGATGGTGGACGCCGCGATCTGCAGCGGCGACTACGTCGTGGTCCGCCAGCAGCCCAACGCCGAGAACGGCGAGGTCGTCGCGGCGATGCTCGACGGCGAGGCGACGGTCAAGACGCTGCAGAAGAAGGACGGCAAGGTCTGGCTGCTGCCGCACAACGACGCCTACGACCCCATCGACGGCACCTACGCCACGATCCTCGGCAAGGTGACCGCAGTCCTGCGCCGGATGTAG
- a CDS encoding LysM peptidoglycan-binding domain-containing protein — MSTLSIARETTRTSAAARVRVPRPRASAPTFDFTAPVTALGQEDPALQVLEVPSTVRTVAPLAAPAPQRQSRAVRQVRLTRRGRLTLTLLFLGVVLTAMVAVGGSWAVASLGGGEPVPVRVVEVQPGDTLYGIASSVAEPGEVREMVYEIQELNSLPTATIAEGQKLAVPRG, encoded by the coding sequence ATGAGCACGCTGAGCATTGCCCGCGAGACCACCCGCACGTCCGCCGCGGCCCGAGTCCGGGTCCCGCGCCCCCGTGCGAGCGCGCCCACGTTCGACTTCACCGCGCCGGTCACGGCCCTCGGCCAGGAGGACCCGGCCCTGCAGGTGCTCGAGGTGCCCAGCACCGTCCGCACCGTGGCGCCCCTCGCGGCCCCGGCGCCGCAGCGTCAGTCGCGTGCGGTCCGCCAGGTCCGGCTGACCCGTCGTGGTCGCCTCACCCTGACCCTGCTGTTCCTCGGCGTCGTGCTGACCGCGATGGTGGCCGTCGGTGGCAGCTGGGCCGTCGCGTCGCTCGGCGGCGGCGAGCCGGTTCCCGTGCGCGTGGTGGAGGTCCAGCCGGGTGACACGCTCTACGGCATCGCCTCCTCGGTCGCCGAGCCGGGCGAGGTCCGCGAGATGGTCTACGAGATCCAGGAGCTCAACTCGCTGCCCACGGCGACGATCGCCGAGGGCCAGAAGCTCGCCGTCCCCCGCGGCTGA